The Ascochyta rabiei chromosome 10, complete sequence genome has a window encoding:
- a CDS encoding Golgi membrane exchange factor (Ric1p-Rgp1p) subunit — protein MSSSNIRVFVQWKDSTVFAGEDVQCTITFKNVANPDGRDPSLARRRNGFAPGGERQRKLPPVHSSARPSISRNSSFVSQIPGSPLLRGHRPAQSLHASSVAGDARSPISPGGAFGNSGRGNTHGRSISIISLGTDAATGGSHNGSATPTRPMRAHGRSASLQVVPNRPSSYPVPSPGHRSATHPSPLAGGASFPPTIQEPSNEFAFPTRPARRRPGVTTTPSTPALPVTGRKPSGSFSSNFRFPMGPPANDPSPERREMQDTTHTPPLHTPPVQTPRARGHSPQATHSGRRMPANPHLETLSPVARIISASSMEGTPRSSGEFYSMSNNSSETLASEHVAHPSARFLPRALHQRQASHLAPPKRQLQPESLMMGYAQIMGSFTLDGSLINQAPFEEVKRKGVVGGQGSGGVVGVERQKHESGLFGALGWGNIGESLGGLLGSSEPSSIREMRSTASSKTVPLITTPQSILFVDLKLAPGESRSYTYSFTLPRGLPPSHKGRSIKVDYHLTIGTQRAGSTKEQQVRHVDVPFRIFGSVNGRGDILGHDLMTPYIILRDQARTASVDVAAGTDSALTTKKAATASKAGQDPFAEFLTYVDNLLDRPRQNSSIGLLSPTGTIPGQSSHAEDHPQTMKDSIDMAILRSNLTGAANQSANRFEIARSGRRVAVIMLARPAYRLGETMSAVIDFTDSHIPCYSVHISLETSEKVDPAIALRSNASIYRVTKKAHASFSGNALFAQKLAFSPTIPPNATPEFITSGISLEWKLKIEFITPRVTHDDGGVQSFDDLLEEISSDDRGVILAAVQRLPAESFEVQVPIKVYGAVTGAPDAPDEEGLPV, from the exons ATGTCCTCGTCGAATATCCGGGTATTCGTACAATGGAAGGACTCGACCGTGTTCGCCGGCGAAGACGTACAATGCACAATCACCTTCAAGAACGTAGCCAACCCAGACGGACGTGACCCCTCGCTAGCGCGCAGACGCAACGGCTTTGCGCCCGGCGGAGAGCGACAGCGCAAGCTGCCCCCCGTCCACTCCTCCGCGAGACCGTCGATATCACGCAACTCGTCCTTTGTCTCTCAGATACCAGGCTCCCCGCTCCTGCGCGGCCACCGCCCTGCACAGTCGCTCCATGCCTCGTCGGTTGCTGGAGACGCGCGATCGCCCATCTCACCCGGCGGGGCATTTGGCAACAGTGGAAGGGGCAACACGCATGGCCGGTCCATATCCATCATATCCCTAGGCACCGACGCGGCCACGGGAGGAAGCCACAATGGCAGCGCAACGCCTACACGGCCAATGCGGGCACACGGCAGGTCTGCCAGTCTGCAGGTCGTGCCAAACAGGCCCTCCTCGTATCCAG TGCCTTCTCCGGGCCACCGCTCAGCTACACACCCATCACCACTCGCAGGCGGCGCTTCTTTCCCACCCACCATCCAAGAACCCTCGAACGAGTTTGCGTTTCCTACACGTCCAGCGAGAAGGAGGCCAGGCGTCACCACCACGCCAAGCACGCCTGCTCTTCCTGTCACAGGACGGAAGCCATCAGGCTCGTTTTCGTCCAACTTTAGATTTCCAATGGGCCCTCCAGCGAACGACCCTTCGCCAGAACGACGCGAGATGCAGGACACCACACACACCCCGCCACTGCACACCCCCCCTGTGCAGACACCGCGAGCGAGAGGCCACTCCCCACAAGCAACACATAGCGGTCGCCGGATGCCTGCAAATCCACATCTAGAGACCCTCTCGCCAGTCGCCCGGATAATATCTGCGTCCAGCATGGAAGGCACACCGCGTAGTAGCGGCGAATTCTACTCCATGAGCAACAACTCGTCAGAGACCCTGGCCTCCGAACACGTCGCACATCCCTCTGCACGATTTCTACCGAGGGCACTGCACCAAAGACAAGCAAGCCATCTGGCACCACCAAAGCGGCAGCTCCAGCCGGAGTCTCTGATGATGGGATATGCGCAAATCATGGGCTCCTTCACCCTCGATGGCTCTTTGATCAACCAGGCACCTTTCGAAGAAGTGAAGAGGAAAGGCGTTGTAGGTGGTCAGGGGAGCGGCGGTGTGGTTGGAGTAGAAAGACAAAAACACGAAAGCGGGCTGTTTGGTGCGCTAGGTTGGGGAAATATAGGAGAATCTCTAGGCGGCTTACTGGGCTCATCTGAGCCTTCAAGCATTCGCGAAATGCGAAGCACTGCGAGCTCGAAGACGGTCCCACTCATCACCACGCCACAGTCGATTCTGTTCGTTGATCTCAAACTCGCGCCCGGGGAGAGTCGTAGCTACACTTACAGCTTCACTTTGCCCCGTGGGCTGCCACCATCGCACAAAGGGCGCTCGATAAAGGTCGATTACCATCTGACGATTGGCACACAACGGGCAGGCTCGACCAAAGAGCAACAAGTGAGACATGTCGATGTTCCTTTCCGAATCTTTGGCAGTGTCAACG GGCGAGGAGATATACTCGGTCACGATCTGATGACTCCATACATCATCCTACGCGACCAAGCTCGAACCGCGAGTGTTGACGTAGCCGCGGGAACCGACTCGGCTTTGACAACAAAGAAAGCAGCTACTGCAAGTAAAGCAGGCCAGGACCCATTCGCCGAGTTCCTAACATATGTCGACAACCTGCTAGATCGGCCGCGGCAGAACTCGAGCATAGGTTTGCTGTCGCCAACTGGCACGATACCAGGGCAATCATCACATGCTGAAGATCATCCTCAAACCATGAAGGATTCCATCGATATGGCCATTCTCCGCAGCAACCTCACAGGCGCAGCAAATCAGAGCGCTAATCGATTCGAGATCGCTCGTAGCGGACGCCGTGTTGCAGTCATCATGCTGGCCCGACCGGCGTATCGACTGGGAGAGACTATGTCGGCCGTAATCGACTTTACCGACTCCCACATACCATGCTACTCCGTTCACATCTCTCTCGAAACCTCGGAGAAGGTCGATCCAGCTATTGCTCTACGATCAAATGCCTCCATCTACCGCGTCACGAAAAAAGCTCACGCGTCTTTCTCTGGGAACGCACTGTTTGCTCAGAAGCTAGCCTTTTCACCTACAATACCGCCAAACGCCACACCCGAGTTCATTACCAGCGGCATCAGCTTAGAGTGGAAACTCAAAATCGAATTTATCACGCCGCGTGTCACCCATGACGACGGAGGAGTACAGTCGTTCGACGACCTGCTTGAGGAGATATCCAGTGACGATAGGGGTGTCATACTGGCAGCAGTACAGAGACTACCAGCAGAAAGTTTCGAAGTACAAGTCCCAATCAAAGTGTATGGCGCCGTGACAGGAGCGCCTGATGCGCCTGATGAAGAGGGCCTGCCTGTGTGA